In the Malassezia vespertilionis chromosome 1, complete sequence genome, one interval contains:
- the HYM1 gene encoding Hym1p (COG:S; BUSCO:EOG092633QB; EggNog:ENOG503NY6M) — protein sequence MNFLFKPKQRTPDELARAVRDATIRLGVFVDSNGLLYLGEAGAESRRKVGEVLFMLLQQMKLILYGEGDNDPLPECIAQLAQEVYQSHLMQYLLIVMPRLEFEARKDVVQITSALLQRNIGTRLPTVEYLSSNPVIVLLALRGYENQEISLNTGMILHEMLQHEVLAKIVLYSDDFYRFPLYIESSSFGVSCDAFSNFRETLVRHKAMTAEYLEQEYTRFFEMYTQLPASPNYVTRRQSLKLLGELLVARAHYTIMIRFVSDEQNLKLIMNLLRDKSKNIQFEAFHVFKVFVANPKKTAAVEGILRQNRSRLLAFLNEFLRDRTDETFVDERQYVIQIISALPPPKGK from the coding sequence ATGAACTTTTTGTTTAAgcccaagcagcgcacgcccgaTGAactggcgcgcgctgtgcgcgatgcaacTATTCGGCTTGGTGTGTTTGTTGATTCAAACGGCTTGCTGTATTTGGGGGAAGCAGGAGCCGAATCGAGACGCAAAGTGGGCGAAGTGCTTTTTatgctgctgcagcagaTGAAGCTTATCTTATATGGTGAGGGCGATAACGATCCGCTTCCCGAGTGCATAGCACAATTGGCGCAGGAGGTATACCAGTCGCATTTGATGCAATATTTGCTTATCGTCATGCCCCGGCTTGAATttgaggcgcgcaaagatgTTGTACAGATTACCTCGGCATTGCTGCAGCGAAACATTGGAACCCGTCTCCCAACAGTGGAGTACTTGTCGTCGAATCCAGTAATTGTATTGCTTGCATTACGTGGGTACGAAAATCAGGAGATTTCGTTAAATACTGGCATGATTCTGCACgaaatgctgcagcacgaaGTGCTCGCCAAAATTGTTTTGTATTCGGACGATTTCTATCGGTTTCCCTTGTATATTGAGTCGAGTTCGTTTGGTGTATCTTGCGATGCATTCTCTAATTTTCGCGAAACGCTCGTCAGGCACAAAGCGATGACTGCAGAATACCTGGAGCAGGAGTATACGAGATTTTTCGAGATGTACACACAACTGCCTGCGTCTCCCAACTACGTCACACGGAGACAGTCCCTCAAATTACTCGGCGAGTTACTTGTCGCACGGGCACATTATACGATAATGATTCGTTTTGTTTCTGACGAACAAAACCTCAAACTCATCATGAATTTGTTGCGAGATAAAAGCAAAAACATCCAGTTCGAAGCGTTTCATGTGTTTAAAGTGTTCGTCGCGAACCCCAAAAAGACGGCCGCCGTAGAGGGGATTCTGCGCCAGAATCGTTCTCGTTTGCTTGCATTTTTAAACGAGTTTCTCCGGGACCGAACCGACGAAACGTTTGTGGACGAGCGGCAGTATGTAATACAGATCATCTCTGCATTACCTCCCCCCAAAGGCAAGTAG
- the APL4 gene encoding clathrin associated protein complex large subunit (COG:U; EggNog:ENOG503NU8A) translates to MSTFFQKQQQVAALDPRLGGLMASAGLYNLKALIKGVRACKTIADERSLLQKESAAIRTSFKDDDAYLRYNNLSKLLYIHMLGYPAHFGQMECLKLVASPRFTDKRLGYLGIMLLLDENAQVLMLVTNGLKNDMNHSNMFVVGLALCTFANIASEEMSRDLCNEIEKLLGSMNSYIRKKAALCAMRIVRKVPELVDHFKARTLQLLGDKNHGVQLCAVSLALQICETEPSAVEDYRKATSPLVSTLKNLLSTSFSPEHDVAGITDPFLQTKILHLLRVLGRDSTQVSDSINDILAQVATNTDASKNVGNSILYETVLTILEIQADAGLRVMAINILGKFLGNKDNNIRYVALNTLNKVVSIDTNAVQRHRATILECLRDADVSIRRRALELTYSLINETNVHALMLELVSFLEMADTEFKLGLTTQMSVAAERFAPDKRWHIDTMLHVLRVAGNHIRDEVLGAFIRLISHTPELQGYAAQRLYAALYNDLSQHYQTLAAVWVIGEFGEILLQLGSFAEEGTVRQVTPRSIVELLVSLLDSVYADEVTREYVLTALAKLYTRITDGEQQATIMAIFAQHSSSIDVETQKRAIEYRALLKRADICDGVLETMPLPEIRQTMLGTVNETKPVGSTRPDQDSLLDLAADPTAAVAAQPAVATKQSTQDLLADIFGSTAAAPPKSGNNNNNALFGSSAASGAGVQEATSSLASLDIFGGQESLPQTNAPFFEAMPVSNADPGYSIYGNHGLRISFTASKDGPEKTVILAHFAATAHVSNIWFQAAVPKTQKLHMHLLSKASLNAGENATQELEVDGCNGPLRLRIRLAFVLRASGEQIREQIDWTQPP, encoded by the coding sequence ATGTCGACGTTTTTCCaaaagcagcagcaagtggcggcgctcgacCCTCGTCTTGGGGGTCTGATGGCGAGTGCGGGCCTTTATAACTTAAAGGCACTTATCAaaggcgtgcgtgcatgcaaaaCAATCGCTGATGAGCGGTCGCTCTTGCAAAAAGAATCCGCGGCGATCCGTACGTCGTTCAAAGACGATGATGCGTACTTGCGATACAACAATTTGTCAAAGCTGTTGTATATCCACATGCTTGGGTATCCTGCTCATTTTGGGCAAATGGAGTGTCTGAAGCTTGTCGCCTCGCCGCGATTCACGGACAAAAGGCTGGGCTACTTGGGGATCATGCTGCTTTTAGATGAAAATGCACAGGTACTCATGTTGGTAACCAACGGATTGAAGAATGACATGAACCATTCCAACATGTTTGTCGTTGGCCTTGCTCTTTGCACGTTTGCCAACATTGCGTCGGAGGAAATGTCGCGCGATTTGTGCAACGAAATTGAGAAACTGTTGGGGAGCATGAACTCGTACATTCGGAAAAAAGCGGCATTgtgtgcgatgcgcattGTTCGCAAAGTGCCGGAGCTTGTTGATCATTTCAAGGcccgcacgctgcagctgctAGGCGACAAGAACCATGGGGTGCAACTCTGTGCCGTGAgtttggcgctgcagattTGCGAGACCGAACCATCTGCAGTTGAGGACTATCGCAAGGCGACCAGTCCGCTTGTATCCACCTTGAAAAATCTGCTCTCTACAAGCTTTTCGCCAGAGCATGACGTAGCGGGCATCACCGACCCCTTTCTGCAAACCAAGATTCTTCATTTGCTCCGCGTCTTGGGACGCGACAGCACACAAGTATCTGACTCTATCAACGACATTCTGGCTCAGGTGGCTACCAACACAGATGCGAGCAAAAACGTGGGTAACAGCATTCTCTACGAAACGGTGCTCACCATTCTTGAAATTCAAGCCGATGCAGGATTGCGCGTCATGGCGATCAATATTCTCGGCAAATTTTTGGGTAACAAGGACAACAACATTCGCTACGTTGCCCTCAATACACTAAACAAGGTCGTTTCGATTGATACCAATGCTGTACAGCGGCATCGCGCAACGATCCTCGAATGtctgcgcgatgcagacgtTTCTATTCGCCGACGTGCTTTGGAACTGACTTATTCTCTCATCAATGAGACTAATGTGCATGCGCTCATGCTCGAGCTTGTCTCCTTTTTAGAAATGGCGGATACCGAGTTCAAGCTTGGGCTCACCACGCAAATGTCGGTAGCCGCCGAGCGTTTTGCTCCGGATAAGCGATGGCATATTGATACGATGCTACATGTCCTCCGCGTTGCAGGGAACCATATTCGCGACGAGGTTCTTGGCGCATTTATCCGCCTTATCTCTCACACGCCTGAGTTACAAGGgtacgcggcgcagcgtctctaTGCTGCGTTGTACAATGATCTTTCCCAGCACTACCAGACGCTTGCAGCTGTATGGGTGATCGGCGAATTTGGCGAAATTCTTTTGCAGTTGGGCTCTTTTGCCGAAGAAGGCACTGTTCGCCAGGTCACCCCGCGGTCAATTGTAGAGCTCCTTGTGTCGTTGTTGGACTCTGTGTATGCCGACGAGGTGACGAGAGAATATGTCCTTACTGCGCTGGCCAAACTTTACACGCGCATCACAGATGGCGAGCAACAGGCGACCATTATGGCcatttttgcgcagcacagcagcagcatTGATGTTGAAACACAGAAGCGCGCTATTGAATACCGGGCTTTGCTCAAGCGTGCCGATATCTGTGACGGCGTATTGGAGACCATGCCCTTGCCTGAGATCCGGCAAACAATGCTCGGGACAGTGAATGAAACGAAACCCGTGGGGTCCACCCGCCCAGACCAAGACTCACTCTTGGACCTCGCAGCTGATCCTACCGCTGCTGTTGCTGCACAGCCAGCCGTTGCGACTAAACAAAGCACGCAAGACCTTTTGGCGGATATTTTTGGAAGTacagcggcagcgccgccgaaaTCAGGCAACAACAACAATAATGCACTTTTtggcagcagcgctgcgtctggCGCCGGTGTACAAGAAGCTACATCCAGTCTGGCATCGTTGGATATTTTTGGCGGGCAAGAGAGTCTACCGCAGACCAACGCACCCTTCTTTGAAGCGATGCCGGTGAGCAATGCGGATCCTGGCTACAGCATCTACGGTAACCATGGCCTTCGAATTAGCTTCACGGCAAGCAAGGATGGCCCTGAAAAAACTGTGATCCTTGCACATTTCGCCGCTACTGCACATGTAAGCAACATTTGGTTCCAAGCAGCGGTGCCCAAGACACAGAAGCTGCATATGCATCTCTTGTCTAAAGCTTCGCTGAATGCAGGGGAAAACGCAACACAAGAGCTTGAAGTAGACGGCTGCAACGGCCCCCTTCGTTTGCGCATTCGACTAGCGTTTGTCTTGAGGGCATCCGGCGAACAAATCCGCGAGCAGATAGATTGGACACAACCGCCGTAG
- a CDS encoding uncharacterized protein (EggNog:ENOG503NWZC; TransMembrane:1 (o236-259i); COG:I): MSDILLSRHLVQTPVYPTQNLYEYLVSNQGLCNPSDVAQYRVDGKAVTREEIYHMSSKVSAFLKKTLGLQHGDRVAIISPNSTLYTPIVLGILRAGMVCVPLNPIYSLDEFVHPFQDSDIAAFFVFPGVIPNVRPAMEKANRSFKTPSGQNALWLMDDGDNVKDAATGEKDFRTVLPNDSVPICKIDYPTDRTAFIVYSSGTSGKPKGVELTHDNLKSNMEGLPAISKNEISSEGVLIAVLPMFHIFGLNILVLSSYLFGMVMVVVPRFDLEVFCAVVQKYKVTFAPVVPPMILGLARHPIVDKYDMSSLHTLMSGAAPLGKELGDEFERRLTKSRVTQGYGLSETSPVISLTPSDEYNDHKGSCGEVFPGLEVRLVDENGKDVAGIQGEDGVPGELWVRGRSVMKGYRNNKAATSECITPDRWFMTGDVAIHKKGHLYIVDRKKELIKYKGFQVPPAELESLLLSHPDVQDVAVMGVQDKEQATELPRAYLVPKPNALDIKTASQQDKDSFCKKVSDWQAERVANYKKLRGGIVLISEVPKSAAGKILRRVLRDEHQPA, from the exons ATGTCGGATATCCTCCTCTCTAGGCACCTTGTGCAAACGCCCGTGTACCCTACGCAGAA CCTGTACGAGTATCTCGTGTCGAACCAGGGCTTGTGCAACCCGAGCGATGTTGCGCAATACCGTGTGGACGGGAAGGCCGTGAC CCGCGAGGAGATCTACCACATGTCGAGCAAGGTTTCCGCTTTTCTTAAAAAGACGCTGGGTCTTCAGCACGGTGACCGTGTCGCGATTATCTCGCCCAACTCGACGCTGTACACCCCCATCGTGCTCGGCATTCTCCGCGCCGGGATGGTGTGCGTGCCGCTAAACCCAATCTATTCCTTGGATGAGTTTGTGCACCCCTTTCAGGACTCGGATATAGCTGCATTCTTTGTCTTCCCGGGCGTCATCCCCAACGTCCGTCCTGCGATGGAGAAGGCCAACCGCTCGTTCAAGACGCCTTCCGGCCAAAACGCATTGTGGCTTATGGACGATGGTGACAATGTCAAGGATGCGGCTACGGGTGAGAAGGATTTCCGCACTGTGCTTCCCAACGATTCGGTCCCTATCTGCAAAATCGACTACCCCACCGACCGAACAGCATTCATTGTCTActcgagcggcacaagcggcaAACCCAAAGGCGTCGAGCTTACCCACGATAACCTCAAGTCTAACATGGAAGGTCTTCCGGCCATTAGCAAAAATGAGATTAGCAGCGAAGGGGTCTTGATCGCAGTGCTTCCCATGTTCCACATTTTTGGTCTCAACATTCTTGTTCTTTCCTCCTACTTGTTTGGCATGGTGATGGTTGTAGTGCCCCGCTTTGACCTTGAAGTTTTCTGCGCGGTCGTGCAGAAGTACAAGGTGACCTTTGCGCCTGTGGTCCCCCCCATGATTCTGGGCTTGGCGCGCCACCCCATCGTGGACAAGTACGACATGAGCTCTCTGCACACGCTCatgagcggcgctgcgcctcttggCAAAGAACTTGGCGATGAGTTTGAGCGCCGCCTCACCAAATCGCGTGTCACGCAGGGATACGGCCTCAGCGAGACTTCGCCGGTGATTTCACTCACCCCCAGCGACGAGTACAACGACCACAAGGGATCCTGCGGCGAGGTTTTCCCCGGCCTCGAGGTGCGTCTTGTGGATGAGAATGGCAAGGACGTGGCTGGTATTCAGGGCGAGGACGGCGTGCCGGGCGAGTTGTGGGTGCGTGGCCGTAGTGTGATGAAAGGCTACCGCAACAACAAAGCGGCCACCAGCGAGTGTATCACGCCCGACCGCTGGTTCATGACCGGCGACGTTGCTATTCACAAGAAAGGCCACTTGTACATTGTAGACCGCAAAAAGGAGCTCATCAAGTACAAGGGCTTTCAAGTGCCTCCGGCCGAGCTTGAATCGCTCCTTCTTTCGCATCCCGACGTGCAGGACGTTGCGGTGATGGGCGTCCAGGACAAGGAGCAGGCTACAGAGTTGCCCCGTGCGTATCTTGTGCCCAAGCCCAACGCACTGGACATCAAAACTGCCTCCCAGCAGGACAAGGATAGCTTCTGCAAAAAGGTCTCGGACTGGCAGGCAGAGCGCGTCGCTAATTACAAAAAGTTGCGTGGCGGCATTGTCCTCATCTCTGAGGTGCCcaagagcgccgcaggcaAGATTCTCCGCCGCGTCCTCCGCGACGAGCACCAGCCTGCGTAG
- a CDS encoding uncharacterized protein (COG:E; COG:H; EggNog:ENOG503NXB1), whose translation MSSHPKSLDALEPLFEATSVEEINTPTTPYVRTAACLIIGDEVLNGKTLDTNSNKMAKLCFELGIEMKRTEVIPDDPDTIIESVRRAANEYDWVVTSGGIGPTPDDITYDAIAKAFHSTPLVYNQETLRRMEVSSEIRYGKKDVPENVRLARSRMALFPKEAEVIFPVPAYWVPIVRVHKKVCILPGIPRLFEGLLHGYRPYIALDPAVPRPIRCLIETKIPESGLSPLLTRLTEDGKRDGIRVGSYPKWDAGVHVSLIGTDQSMLDRYAKIVQDETGGELV comes from the exons ATGTCTTCCCATCCCAAGTCGCTGGACGCGCTTGAACCACTGTTTGAAGCGACTTCCGTCGAAGAGATCAACACGCCAACCACGCCGTATGTACGGACTGCAGCGTGCCTGATTATCGGCGACGAAGTATTGAA TGGCAAGACGCTTGACACCAACAGCAACAAG ATGGCAAAGCTGTGCTTTGAACTCGGCATCGAGATGAAGCGCACCGAAGTGATCCCCGACGACCCAGACACAAT TATTGAATCAGTGCGACGTGCG GCGAACGAATACGATTGGGTCGTGACGAGCGGCGG TATCGGGCCCACGCCGGACGATATCACATACGATGCGATTGCCAAAGCGTTTCacagcacgccgcttgTGTACAATCAAGAGACGCTACGTCGCATGGAGGTGAGCAGTGAGATTCGGTACGGCAAGAAAGACGTGCCGGAGAACGTGCGCTTAGCACGAAGCCGCATGGCTCTCTTTCCCAAAGAAGCCGAGGTCATCTTTCCCGTACCCGCCTACTGGGTCCCgattgtgcgtgtgcacaAAAAGGTATGCATCCTCCCCGGCATTCCACGCCTCTTTGAAGGGTTGCTGCATGGCTACCGCCCGTATATTGCACTCGACCCTGCCGTGCCGCGGCCCATTCGGTGCCTGATCGAGACCAAGATCCCCGAGAGTGGGCTCAGCCCACTCTTGACGCGCCTTACAGAAGACGGCAAGAGGGACGGCATCCGTGTCGGGTCGTATCCCAAGTGGGACGCGGGTGTGCACGTCTCACTCATTGGCACAGACCAGAGCATGCTCGATCGGTACGCCAAAATTGTGCAGGACGAGACGGGGGGGGAGCTAGTATAG
- a CDS encoding uncharacterized protein (TransMembrane:2 (i39-62o74-98i); EggNog:ENOG503NWAM; COG:S), with translation MQSDVRRAKKILDKFCPPGSTRGLDNVIPSSIMRKAKGIAIFTVFRAGFLMSARVGSGVVLAKLPNGEWSAPTAIGIGGLGGGFNVGAEMVDVLIVLVSSAAVRSFMSIGSLQLGGNLGLAVGPLGRSGEASAALSADMKMAAMFSYSMSRGLYGGVTIEGTILIDRQDANTKVYGKPYTPDQILTGEVDPPEIAMPLVTRLEEITSEAAANCASLADDASDSSSVRTAPCSTLAGGYTSYAPDASSRRSAPPPPGRARHTQRSNTNDLDARTMDDLDRQLQTTHMTAPPPRPQRKKTEPSKPPRPTTRAPSSSFNEAGYVPYRGRAPPVRTPTPEAGVEEEDPFADMQSSSNSPPYKTYQPRRRAALVDVDDDDDVNGESLTPVDERRPSVVSPTLLESDLVVALHDFEAVEPTDLSFQRGDIIRVLKRTDNEEDWWTGELAASFGDGPPPNGTFPSNYTEPL, from the exons ATGCAGTCcgacgtgcggcgcgcgaaaaag ATTCTCGACAAGTTTTGTCCTCCGGGATCGACTCGCGGACTTGACAATGTCATCCCGTCGAGCATTATGCGCAAAGCAAAAGGCATCGCAAT CTTCACTGTGTTTCGTGCGGGTTTTCTAATGAGTGCGCGCGTCGGATCTGGAGTGGTGCTTGCGAAACTGCCGAATGGCGAATGGTCGGCGCCTACGGCCATTGGGATCGGTGGCCTCGGCGGCGGATTCAATGTCGGTGCGGAAATGGTGGATGTGCTGATAGTGCTTGTATCCAGtgcagcggtgcgctcTTTTATGTCGATTGGATCACTccagcttggcggcaaTTTAGGTCTTGCAGTGGGCCCGCTGGGGCGCTCAGGCGaagcaagcgcggcgctgagtGCTGATATGAAAATGGCTGCCATGTTTAGCTACAGTATGAGCCGTGGCTTGTACGGCGGAGTGACGATCGAAGGCACTATTTTGATCGATCGCCAGGATGCGAACACAAAGGTTTATGGAAAGCCGTACACGCCAGATCAGATCCTCACGGGCGAAGTCGATCCGCCGGAAATTGCCATGCCGCTCGTCACACGCCTTGAAGAGATCACCAGCGAGGCTGCTGCAAActgtgcatcgcttgcAGACGATGCTTCAGATTCAAGTAGTgtgcgtacagcgccgtgctctACCCTCGCCGGCGGCTACACATCGTACGCGCCCGATGCGTCCTCCCGCCGATCCGCGCCTCCTCCGCCAGGCCGCGCCCGGCATACGCAACGCAGTAATACTAATGATTTGGACGCACGTACGATGGACGACCTCGACAGGCAACTGCAAACGACACACATGACAGCCCCGCCACCAAgaccgcagcgcaaaaaaaCAGAGCCAAGCAAGCCGCCCAGGCCCACAACACGTGCGCCCAGCTCGTCGTTCAACGAAGCTGGCTACGTCCCGTACCGTGGACGTGCCCCCCCTGTCCGGACGCCGACGCCTGAAGCAGGTGTAGAAGAGGAGGATCCGTTTGCGGACATGCAATCGAGCAGCAATTCCCCACCGTACAAGACGTACCAACCACGCAGGCGTGCTGCTCTGGTCGacgtcgacgacgacgacgacgtgaATGGGGAGTCTCTAACACCCGTTGACGAGCGCCGTCCATCGGTGGTCTCCCCGACGCTGCTGGAGAGCGACTTAGTCGTTGCGTTGCACGACTTTGAAGCTGTGGAGCCTACAGATCTGTCTTTCCAGCGCGGTGACATCATCCGCGTCCTCAAGCGCACAGACAATGAAGAAGATTGGTGGACCGGCGAGCTGGCTGCGAGTTTTGGCGATGGCCCGCCGCCGAACGGCACCTTTCCGTCAAATTACACAGAGCCGCTATAG